A genomic window from Silene latifolia isolate original U9 population chromosome 11, ASM4854445v1, whole genome shotgun sequence includes:
- the LOC141613478 gene encoding uncharacterized protein LOC141613478: MSNNEQSTSNANNESEDSFEEFGGNDVNYNHLFETVTCFASRDEAFEWAQKIAFDNGFALIKASNGAKNRKQPELLGSYFRCSRYGRTRKKIDPDIPEKPKKKGTPKCECLFRVRAVQNRANDINGKELIVWNILTSEKGGYHSHEVTKYKDGHRHFAGLNAEEKEFVRQQVRPSIPPKDIKNGLHQRTPDKPQPTSIQIYSAVNKFRREVRGTRNTARQMLAVAVASNYVEWHKTDSETKELTHVFMAHPKAVKLFRAYPHVVLIDSTYKTNKYKIALVEVVGVTPCGSSFLIATVLLPSESEDDYGWMLLRLGELLSCTGSSISLCHRSGDGFDRRS; encoded by the exons atgtcaaacaacgagcaatCCACATCAAATGCTAACAACGAATCTGAG GATTCATTTGAGGAATTTGGTGGAAACGATGTTAATTACAACCACCTATTTGAGACGGTTACATGTTTTGCGAGTCGGGATGAAGCGTTTGAGTGGGCTCAAAAAATAGCTTTTGATAACGGGTTTGCCTTAATAAAAGCATCAAATGGGGCCAAAAATCGTAAACAACCCGAGTTGCTAGGCTCTTACTTTCGTTGTTCAAGGTACGGCCGAACTAGAAAGAAGATCGATCCCGATATTCCCGAGAAGCCTAAGAAGAAAGGGACACCTAAGTGTGAGTGTTTGTTTCGGGTTCGAGCCGTTCAGAACCGGGCTAATGATATAAATGGAAAGGAGTTGATTGTTTGGAATATTTTGACCTCAGAGAAAGGTGGATATCACAGCCACGAAGTAACAAAGTACAAAGACGGTCATAGGCATTTTGCTGGTTTGAATGCCGAAGAGAAAGAGTTCGTGAGGCAACAAGTCCGGCCGTCGATTCCCCCGAAAGATATTAAAAATGGTCTTCATCAAAGAACTCCCGATAAACCCCAACCTACAAGCATCCAAATTTATAGTGCGGTTAACAAGTTTCGGCGTGAAGTTAGAGGAACACGCAATACCGCTCGACAAATGTTGGCTGTAGCCGTTGCTTCTAATTATGTGGAATGGCACAAAACAGATTCCGAGACAAAGGAGCTTACTCATGTTTTTATGGCTCATCCGAAAGCGGTTAAACTGTTCCGTGCTTATCCACATGTGGTTCTTATTGACTCGACATACAAGACAAATAAATACAAAATTGCTCTTGTTGAGGTTGTTGGTGTAACACCGTGTGGTTCTTCCTTCTTAATTGCTACGGTGCTCCTTCCGTCAGAGTCGGAAGACGATTATGGGTGGATGTTGTTGAGATTAGGGGAGCTACTAAGTTGTACGGGTTCATCTATTTCGCTTTGTCACCGATCGGGAGATGGGTTTGATCGCCGCTCTTGA